In Pseudomonas deceptionensis, a single window of DNA contains:
- the pcaQ gene encoding pca operon transcription factor PcaQ, producing MNIDTRIKYRHLVCFLEMARQGSLARAADVLAVSQPAMSKTLKELEELLTVSLFVRSKSGISLTEAGVAFLRYATPSVQALREGVNALRGGEYVGGTVRLGVLSTVESLLIPELVKRLHARHSSLVVSVVTGPSAYLLSQLRVGDVDLVVGRMTDSPEIQGMNFEHLYSESMTLVVRAGHPLTQVPLDRNLLQNYPLVLPLANTTIRAFADSLFVQCGISQSRQRLETLSITLSRRYVLSNDAVWIAPLDAVRLDLASGELQEVDLGQREPGGSIGICSNAHVPMSVAAQGCVAVLRELGQAYCEEVYP from the coding sequence GTGAACATTGATACCCGCATCAAGTACCGCCACCTTGTGTGCTTTCTGGAAATGGCACGCCAGGGCAGTCTGGCGCGGGCGGCGGATGTGCTGGCGGTGAGTCAGCCCGCGATGTCCAAAACCCTCAAGGAGCTTGAGGAACTGCTGACGGTCAGCCTGTTTGTGCGCAGTAAAAGCGGGATCAGTCTGACCGAGGCCGGTGTGGCCTTCCTGCGGTATGCAACGCCTTCGGTGCAGGCGTTACGCGAAGGGGTCAATGCCTTGCGCGGCGGCGAGTATGTGGGGGGCACAGTGCGTCTCGGTGTGCTGTCGACGGTGGAAAGCCTGCTTATCCCCGAACTGGTAAAGCGCCTGCATGCACGGCATTCGTCGCTAGTGGTGAGTGTGGTGACCGGGCCCAGCGCGTATCTGTTGTCGCAATTGCGGGTAGGCGATGTCGATCTGGTAGTTGGCCGCATGACTGACAGCCCGGAAATTCAGGGTATGAATTTTGAACACCTTTACAGCGAGTCCATGACCCTGGTGGTGCGCGCGGGTCATCCCCTGACTCAAGTCCCGCTGGACCGCAACCTGCTGCAAAACTACCCGCTGGTACTGCCGCTGGCCAACACCACCATTCGCGCCTTTGCCGACAGCCTGTTTGTGCAGTGCGGCATCAGCCAGTCCCGCCAACGCCTTGAAACGTTGTCGATCACCCTGAGCCGGCGTTACGTGCTGAGCAACGACGCGGTATGGATTGCGCCGCTGGACGCCGTGCGCCTGGACCTGGCCAGTGGCGAGCTTCAAGAGGTCGACCTGGGTCAGCGTGAGCCGGGCGGCTCAATCGGGATTTGCAGTAATGCCCACGTCCCCATGTCGGTGGCTGCGCAGGGGTGTGTCGCTGTGCTGCGTGAGTTGGGCCAGGCGTATTGTGAGGAGGTTTATCCATAA
- the pcaH gene encoding protocatechuate 3,4-dioxygenase subunit beta: MSDADSRRFVIRDRNWHPKALTPDYKTSIARSPRQALVSIPQSVSETSGPDFSHLKFGKFDNDLLLNFNNGGLPIGERIILAGRVRDQYGKPIPHTLVELWQANAGGRYRHKNDRYLAPLDPNFGGVGRTLTDSEGHYSFRTVKPGPYPWRNRPNDWRPAHIHVSISGPSIATRLITQLYFEGDPMIPMCPIVKSIANPDAVQSLIARLDMGAANPMDCLAYRFDIVLRGQRKTHFENC, encoded by the coding sequence ATGTCTGATGCAGACAGCCGGCGCTTTGTCATCCGTGACCGCAACTGGCACCCCAAAGCCCTGACCCCCGATTACAAAACCTCCATTGCCCGCTCCCCGCGCCAGGCGCTGGTGAGCATCCCGCAATCGGTCAGTGAAACCAGTGGCCCTGACTTTTCCCACCTGAAATTCGGTAAGTTCGACAACGACCTGCTGCTCAATTTCAACAACGGTGGTTTGCCGATCGGTGAGCGGATCATCCTGGCGGGTCGGGTGCGCGATCAGTACGGCAAGCCGATTCCTCACACCCTGGTTGAACTCTGGCAAGCCAATGCCGGTGGCCGTTATCGCCACAAGAACGACCGCTACCTGGCGCCGCTGGACCCAAACTTTGGCGGGGTGGGCCGCACCCTGACGGACAGCGAAGGCCATTACAGTTTCCGCACGGTAAAGCCTGGGCCCTACCCTTGGCGTAACAGGCCAAACGACTGGCGCCCGGCGCATATTCACGTTTCTATCAGTGGCCCCTCGATTGCCACGCGGCTGATTACCCAGCTGTATTTCGAAGGCGATCCGATGATCCCGATGTGCCCGATCGTCAAATCGATTGCCAACCCTGATGCCGTGCAAAGCCTGATTGCCCGGTTGGACATGGGCGCGGCCAATCCGATGGATTGTCTGGCGTATCGTTTTGACATCGTGCTGCGCGGTCAGCGCAAGACTCACTTCGAAAACTGCTGA
- the pcaG gene encoding protocatechuate 3,4-dioxygenase subunit alpha, with protein sequence MPIELLPETPSQTAGPYVHIGLALAAAGNPSRPEEIWSEMAKPDAAGEHIVLFGNVYDGNGHLVRDSFLELWQANHEGVYDEDFDSEKAFNSFGRTATTFDAGEWTLSTIKPGVVNNAGGVPMAPHINVSLFARGINIHLQTRLYFSDEPEANAKCPVLNLIEQPQRRETLIAQRCEVNGKTAYKFDIRIQGEGETVFFDF encoded by the coding sequence ATGCCTATCGAACTGCTACCGGAAACCCCATCGCAAACCGCTGGCCCCTATGTGCATATCGGCTTGGCGCTGGCTGCGGCCGGCAACCCGTCGCGACCTGAAGAAATCTGGAGCGAGATGGCCAAGCCTGACGCTGCGGGCGAGCATATTGTGCTGTTTGGCAACGTCTATGACGGCAATGGCCATCTGGTGCGCGACTCCTTTCTGGAGCTGTGGCAAGCCAACCATGAAGGGGTGTACGACGAAGATTTTGATTCAGAAAAAGCCTTCAACAGTTTCGGCCGTACCGCGACCACCTTCGATGCGGGTGAGTGGACGCTGAGCACCATCAAACCGGGCGTGGTCAATAACGCTGGCGGTGTGCCAATGGCGCCGCACATCAACGTGTCGCTGTTTGCCCGTGGCATCAATATCCACTTGCAGACCCGGCTGTACTTCAGCGACGAGCCAGAGGCGAACGCCAAGTGCCCGGTGCTCAACCTGATCGAGCAGCCACAGCGCCGAGAAACCCTGATCGCCCAGCGCTGCGAAGTGAATGGCAAAACGG